In the genome of Bacteroidales bacterium, the window CTACAAGAAGATGATTTCGGTGCTGATAGAAGCTCTTGAAAACATCTCTAAATACAACGATCAGGTCAGATGCAACGGTGAAAAAGCATCGGGATTTTGTCCCTCTCTGCAAATAAGTGTGGACGACTCGGAAATCGAGATGGAGACAAGCAATCCTGTGAAGAACAAGGATGTGAACCCCCTGAAGGAACGGATAGACCAGGTGAACAGCCATGACAGTGTTGCTTTGAAAGAACTCTACAGATCGATCATGGCCAATGGGGAGTTTACTCCCAAAGGCGGAGCGGGCCTGGGTTTTATAGAGATGGCCAAAACATCCGGAAGTAAGCTGGAATATGTGTTCGAGAACCTGGAGAAAGGATATTCCCTCTATACATTCCGGGTCTCCATGCATAAATAGCCCCACTGTTCTATTCCGTGCAGTACAGGTTCATTTCCGTACACTTTTCCTGTATGGCTGCCTGTTGTAATTCGGATAACTATTTTATTTTAAGTGTACTGGGGTTTGTGGCATAAAAACTGTTTTAACCCTGGACAGAGTTGTGTTATGTGGAGGAATTTCTTTGCCGTAGCTTTAAGGAATATCAGTAAGAACAAGATATTTTACCTGATTAACGTGTCAGGGCTGGCCATTGGATTGGCCAGTTCGATCCTGATCCTCCTGTTTATAATCAAGGAACTTAGCTTTGATCGCTTTCATGAGTACAAGCACAGAATCCACAGACTTTACATTGACGGGGTCATCGGGGAACAATCCTTTCGCGGAGCATGGACCTCCATGGTGATGGCTCCCACCTTTGCCGCAGAGATTCCGGAAATCGAGGAGTATGTGAGGTTCGATGTCTATAATCAGAACCTGATTTGGTATGAAGGGGAGCGGCAGGTAGAGGATCACTTACTTTTCGCAGATCCCTCTATTTTTGATGTTTTCACCATCAAGATGGTCAGGGGGGATCCCCGCACGGCTCTTTCAAAGCCCAATTCCATTCTGATTACCGAGGAGAAGGCCAGGCTCTATTTTGGAGAAGAAAATCCCCTGGGGCTTCCCCTCCATGTAAACGTGGACAGTAATCTTTACTATGTGACCGGTGTCATAGAGGCTCTTCCGGAGAATTCCCATTTTTTTGCTGATTTTATTGCTTCCATGGAGACACTCGACTGGGAAAGCAACCTGACCTGGTTTCAAAATTCCATTTTCAGTTATATCCTTTTAAAACCGGGGGCCGATCCTGAATTAGTTGAACAAAAGATGGCCGATGTAATGGCTGAGCATATCCGCCTGGAACTCCGGACCATACTGGGTGTCGAACCCGACGAGTGGGCCGCGGGGGGGAATAGTTACGGAATATTTCTTCAGGCTCTGCCGGATATTCATCTCCAGCCCGATATCGAGCTGGGAATGGATAGCTGCTTTCGTCCGGTCCACGACCGCTTATATGTCCATATTTTTGTCATGGTGGCCATTTTTATCCTTGTGATAGCCGCCATTAATTTTATGAACCTTTCAACGTCCAGATCCGCCACCAGGGCCAGGGAGATCGGGGTAAGGAAGGTGGCAGGCTCCGACCGGTCGCTGCTTATCCGGCAGTTTCTCACAGAATCGGTATTATTGAGTTTAATGGCTCTGGCCCTTGCTTTGATACTCGTGGAACTGTCGCTTCCCTGGTTCAATCAGGCCATGGATTTGGATTTACGCATGGGAAAGGCTCAGTACAGTTACCTTTTACCCGTAGTGCTCTTGCTGGCCCTTCTGGTGGGACTGCTCAGCGGGTTTTATCCGGCCATGTACCTGTCCGGGTTCAAACCCGTTGATGGTATCAGGGGAGGTTTCCCGGGCAACAAAAGGGCTGGCTTCTTCAGATCCGGGATGGTCGTTGGCCAGTTCACCATTTCTGTCGCCATCATAGTCGGTACACTCATTGTTTCTAACCAATTGCACTTTTTACTCAACAAGGAGCTTGGCTATAATAAGGAGCAAGTGGTCGTGTTAAAAAGGATCCATCCTCTGAAAAGAAGTATTCAAACCTTCTGCCGGGAGATAGAGAAGATACCCGGGGTGGTCTCAGCCAGCAACAGCACCACCTATCTGGGCTACAATAACAGTTCAGAAACCTACCAGATTAAGGGAAGAGATGCCACCAAAAACTACCTGTTTGCCACTAACTATGTGGACGAAGAGTTTATGTGCACCTACGGTTTTCATCTGGCCGACGAAAAGAGCAGATTTTTTGATCCGGCATCCTCAGGCAATGGCTCGGCCATCCTGATCAATGAGGCTGCCGTGTCTGAATTTGGGATCACCGACCCTTTAAATACAGTTATTCTGGAGCCGACCATGGAAGGGGATACCAATCATTTAAGAGTGATTGGTGTCATTGAGGATTTTCACCATAGTTCCCTGCGGGATCCCATTGGTCCATATATGCTCAGGTATAAGGAAGAACATATGGATTGGTCGGGTGTGATTAGCGTGCAGCTGGGTGTGGCGGGTAAGGGGATTCCTGTCACTCTGAACAAAATCAGATCCGCCTGGATGCAGATGACAGATGATGCCCCCTTCCAGTTCTTTTTCCTGAGCGACGAGCTTAACAATTATTACAAGGAGGAGCGGCGTACCGGACGCTTATCTTTGCTCTTTGCCATCCTGTCCACCTTTGTTGCCTGCCTGGGTCTCATTGGACTGACCCTGCAAAACACACAAAGGCGGATCAGAGAGATAGGGATCAGAAAGGCCATGGGGGCCTCCATCAGAGATATCATCCTGCTGGTCTCCCGCGAGCTGGTGTTACTGATGGGAATATCTGTTCTGATGGCCTGGGTAGCTGCCTATTTGTTTATGCAGAACTGGCTGCAGGGCTTCCCTTTTAATATCGGATTCAAGCCCTGGATCTATCTGGTTTCGGCCTTTTCAGCCATGTTTATTGCGATTTTCTCAGTGACCCTCCTGGCCTATTATGCGGCCAGGAGCAATCCGGCCAGTACATTGCATTACGAGTAGCAGGAAGGAGATCAGTAGGATCCCTGTTTCCGGATCAGTTCCAGGTCCTCGGGTGTATCCACCCCGATGGAGGAAAGATGGGTGACTGCGGTCCGGATAGCCATTCCATGTTCCATCCATCGAAGCTGTTCTAATGATTCGGCCAGTTCCAGGTCAGAGGGCGTCAGTTTGGCCACCTGTTCCAGGACCTCGCGCCGGAAGGCATAGAGCCCGATATGCGCATAATACCGGAGCTTTCTTGCATCACTCTCCTTCCTGTTCCTGACAAAAGGGATGGGGGCCCTGGAGAAGTAGAGTGCCCTGAACGTCCTGTCTACCACCACCTTGACCACGTTGTAATTTTCCAGTTCTTCCCGGTCAGTCACCTCTCTGATCAGTGTGGCAATATCGGTCCCCGGTGTCTGAAAACAGGAGATCAGGGTTTGCAGTTGTTCCTGCTGAATCAAAGGTTCATCACCCTGGATATTTACCACATGAGAGAAACGGAGCCCACTTTGTTGCTCATATAATACGGCCGCTTCGGCACACCTCTCGGTCCCGCTGCTGTGTTCCGGAGAGGTCATCAGAACCCTTCCCCCAAATTTCACGACTGCCTGCCGGATCCGCTCATCATCTGTGGCCACCAGCAGATGATCAAAGAGGGAGAATGCACGCTCATATACCCATTGAATCATCGGTTTTTTCCCCAGCATGGCCAGTGGTTTACCAGGGAAACGGGAAGAAGCATATCTTGCAGGAATAATAGCCAGGAATTCAGTCACCTTTTTATTTCAAAAATAGGAAACTATGGGGATAAACCTTTTTGAATCCGGCGAAAATTGTAATTTTGTCATACTTTCAGGTTATTTTGTCAGAATACAGCATGGACATTCAACAGATAAAACAACGTTTTGCGATCATAGGTACATATCCGGGTTTGGACAGGGCCATTGATATTGCCCGGCAGGTGGCTCCGACCGATCTGAGTGTACTGATATCGGGAGAGAGTGGAACCGGGAAAGAGGTTTTCCCTCAGATCATTCACTCCCTCGGAGTAAGGAAACACGGCCCATACATTGCTGTGAACTGCGGAGCTATTCCTGATGGCACCATAGATTCAGAACTCTTTGGTCATGAAAAAGGGTCATTCACCGGGGCTCACGATACAAGGAAAGGGTACTTTGAGGTTTCAAACGGAGGAACGATTTTTCTGGATGAAGTAGCCGAGCTGCCGCTTTCAACGCAGGTCCGCCTTCTCAGGGTCCTGGAGACCGGTGAGTTTATCAGGGTAGGTTCATCCAAAGTACTGAAAACCGACGTGAGAGTGGTGGCCGCCACCAACCTGGATGTGGTCCAGGCCATAAGAAAAGCGAAATTCAGGGAAGATCTGTTCTATCGCCTGAATACGGTGCCCATCCAGATTCCGTCCCTGAAGGAGCGTGGGAATGATATCCTGCTGCTTTTCAGGAAATTTGCCTCAGACTTTTCGGAGCGTTACCGCATGCCCTCCATTCGCCTGGACGAAGAAGCTCAGCAGATATTGTTAAATTACGAATGGCCGGGCAATATACGCCAGCTGAAGAATATAACCGAACAACTCTCCATCATAGAACAGGAGAGAGAAATTACGGCTGCAGTATTGATGCACTACCTTCCCGATTATCATAAAACCCGCTTGCCGGCGTTAATAAACAAAGAGTCGGTTTCCGAGGAAGCCTTTCAATCGGAAAGGGAGATCCTTTACAAAGTGCTCTTCGATATGAAGAGCGATATGAACGATCTGAAAAAGCTGGTGGCCCAGATTATGGAGAAGGGCTCGGTGAGCACAGACATCGAAGAGGAAAATGAGGGGATCATAAAAAAGCTTTATGCCACGGTAGACGATATGCCGGTCGATGCCGAGGACATGATCACTCAAAAGAACCCGGGCAGAAAAGAGCGGGATGAGGAAAATATCCTGGATACGGAGGAGATTGTTGAGGAGTCGCTTTCCCTTGAAGAAAAAGAGATAGAGTTGATAATTAAGGCATTGGACAGGCATAATGGAAAACGCAAATATGCGGCTTTGGATCTGGGGATCTCTGAAAGGACCCTTTACAGGAAAATCAAAGAATACCATATTGAATAGGAGATGAGCAAGACCTTACAGTATTTCAGGTTAATGGCTGTTTGTGTTACCCTTCTGGTGGCACTCGCGGGTTGTAAGATATCCTACTCTTTCAGCGGGGTGAACATCTCGCCGGAGGTAAAGACCTACTCTGTGGATTATTTTCAGAACCGGGCCCCTGTTGTACAGGCACAACTGAGCAATGTTTTTACGGAAACCCTTCAGGACAAGATACAGAGCAATACAAGCCTGGAGTTTTCCAACCAGGGCGGTGATGTGGAGTTTTCAGGCGAGATCACCGGATATGAGACGCGGCCTATGGCCATTACCGGTGCTGAACTGGCAGCCCGTAACAGACTTACCATTACGGTTCGGGTGAAATATACCAATGTGGTGGAACCGGAGCTTGATTATGATACAAGTTTCTCCCGTTACGAGGACTATGATGCTTCCCAGGACCTGAGCAGTGTGGAAAACGAACTGATAGAGCTGATCGTTGAGAATCTGGTGGAGGATATTTTCAACAGGGCATTTGTTTCCTGGTAACTCAAGAATATATGGACGCTTCAGATATTATACGCCTTTTAGATTCGAGGCATTATGCACCCGCCGACCTGGATGAGGTAAACAAGCTTTGCAGGGATTTTCCCGAGTTCAGTGCTGCTCATATTTTAAAGGTTCGTATTATGGAGGCCCTGGGCCATGAGAAACAGCGGCAGCTAAAAGTTGCAGCCGTGTACTCCGTGGACAGGAAAAAACTTTTCAGCTTGGTGACCGGGGTATTGGAGACACCGGAACCAGAGGCAATACAGGAGGATGAAGGAGATGAGATTATCCAGTTTTCGGAGGATAGCAATCAGCATGCAGATCTGATCATCGGGCAACATGCGCCATATCTGGACCGGGAACCCTCCGGGGATCTTCTGGAACTGGATGAGGAGCCGCAGGATGAGCTGCTGGATATTGTGGATGAGGAGCCGCTTGAGGATTCCGCAGAACAGTCTTCAAACGAGGAGCTGGATTCCGATATGCTGCTTACTCCGAAAGAAAAGGATGAAACCGATATGGAGGAACCCGGCGAATCTGCAGAAGAGGAACTGCCAAGCATTGACCGGGTCGATCAGGACAGGAAAAAGAATAACAATCATCTGATCAGCAGCTTTCTAAATGTTGAACCGGGGCCCATCAGGGCCGATAGGGAGACCAGCCTGAAAGGAGATGTATCCCTGGCTTCCATCAGGGAGCATGATGGGTTTATTACCGACACACTGGCTCAGATTTATGTGAAACAGGGACTCTTTGCCAAGGCCATCTATGCTTACGAGAGATTAAGTTTGAAATATCCGGAAAAAAGTGCTTACTTTGCAGCTCAAATTGAGAAAATTAGGAATATAAACCATTCATAAAGAGGCATTAATATGTTTGTTGTATTTACGGTATTGATTGTGGTTACCTGCATCTTTACCATTTTGATCGTACTTGTACAGAATTCAAAAGGTGGCGGACTGGCATCAAATTTTTCCTCCTCAAACCAGTACATGGGTGTTCGAAAAACAGCCGATTTCCTGGAGAAGGCTACCTGGATCCTGGGATCTGCACTGATCATTTTTAGTCTTCTGGCCGGAATTACGGTTCCCAAAGCGGGAGAGACTGACAATTCCCGGCTGCAGGGTCAGTTTGACGAAACCATCATGGACCAGCCGGCTCAAACCATTGACCTTCCCGAATCATTTGGCACAGAACCTGCCGAAGGTGACACAGAATAGCCAGTAGGAATTTTTTTCAGGATGAAAGGTGTCAGTATGTCATATTACTGACACTTTTTTTTTGTTTATCTCCTTTGGCACAAAATGTGATAAAGAGAAAGCGATTTTGATAATGTCGAACTTATAAATACTAAACAAAAATGGCAGAACTTAAAGGTAAGATCCTTGCAGGTAAAATTCTTGTCAGACCTTCAGAGGCCGAGGAGAAAACCGCCAGTGGTATCATCATTCCTGAAACAGCGAAAGAAAAACCACAGCATGGTAAAGTGGTAATGGTAGGAGCAGACAAAAAGGACGAACCCATGGAAGTCAAAGTGGGGGACAAAGTTCTTTATGGTAAATTTGCCGGTCAGGAACTAACCATTGATGAAGAAGACTATCTTCTGATTTCACAGAGCGATGTTTTATTCATTACAAAGTAAATAACCAATAAAATAAATAGAAATGGCAAAAGAGATCAAATTTGACATGGCGGCCAGGGATCAGCTGAAAAGCGGAATCGATCAGCTGGCTAATGCTGTCAAAGTAACACTTGGCCCCAAGGGTCGCAATGTAATTATTGAGAAAAAATTTGGTGCTCCCCAGGTCACCAAGGATGGTGTAACAGTAGCAAAGGAGATAGAACTGGAAGATCCTATTGAAAACGTAGGTGCCCAGATGGTAAAAGAAGTTGCCTCCAAGACCAATGACGATGCAGGTGATGGTACTACTACTGCCACAGTTCTGGCCCAGTCCATCGTTTCTGTTGGATTGAAAAACGTAACAGCAGGTGCCAACCCCATGGATCTGAAAAGGGGAATTGACAAGGCAGTTGCTGAGGTTGTAAAGAGTCTTCAGGAGCAATCCCAGGAAGTTGGTGATGACAACAAGAAAATACAACAGGTTGCATCGATCTCAGCCAACAATGAATCCTCTATTGGTGCCCTGATCGCTGAAGCTATGTCAAAGGTGAAGAAAGAGGGTGTGATTACTATTGAAGAGTCCAAATCTTCAGACACCTATGTGGATGTCGTGGAAGGTATGCAGTTTGACCGCGGTTATATCTCCCCCTATTTTGTGACAGACACAGAGAAGATGGAGGCAGTTCTCGAGAATCCTTACGTACTGATTCACGATAAGAAAATCTCTACCATGAAGGACCTGCTTCCCGTTCTCGAAGCCACCGCTCAGAATGGCCGTCCCCTGATGATTATTGCAGAAGATGTTGATGCTGAAGCTCTGGCAACTCTGGTTGTGAACAAGCTGCGCGGATCTCTGAAGATCGCTGCAGTGAAGGCTCCCGGATTTGGTGACAGAAGGAAAGAGATGCTGGAAGATATAGCCATCCTTACAGGAGGTACTGTTATTTCGGAAGAGAAAGGACTGAAGCTGGAAAACACCGAACTGGATATGCTCGGACAGGCAGAAAAGATTTCCATTGACAAAGAGAATACAACCATTGTAAATGGCGCAGGTGAAAAACCGATGATTGAAGCCAGGGTTGGGCAGATCAAAAAGCAGATCGAAAATACCACTTCAGATTATGACCGTGAAAAGCTTCAGGAACGCCTGGCCAAGCTGGCAGGAGGCGTGGCAGTCATCTATGTTGGAGCCGTCTCGGAGGTGGAGATGAAATCGAAAAAGGACCTGTTCGACGATGCATTAAGCGCTACCCGCGCTGCCGTTGAGGAAGGAATTATTCCAGGAGGCGGTGTTGCCTATCTTCGTTCCATTGAAAAGCTTGAAAAATTCAAGGGATCCAATGATGACGAGAATACAGGGATTGCCATCGTCAGAAGAGCTCTTGAGGAGCCACTTCGCCAGATTGTTGAAAATGCCGGCCAGGAAGGTTCTGTGGTTGTTAAGGAGATCAGAGACGGGAAAGCTAATTATGGATACAATGCCCACACAGAGAAGTTTGAGAACCTCTTTGAAGCCGGGGTTATCGATCCTACCAAAGTGGCTCGTATTGCACTGGAAAATGCCGCCTCTATAGCCGGTATGTTACTGACCACCGAGTGTGCAATCGTTGATATTCCCCAACCCGAACCCCCAATGCCCGCAGGCGGACCAGGTGGTGGAATGGGAATGATGTAGTCTGAATTACATCCATATACACTCAAGAGGTTGGTTCTTACGAGCCAGCCTCTTTTCTTTTTGGTGCCAGGTTCAGCGACGCTTCCTTTTGAAGGGATAAATTCTGTCAGGCCTCCTTCTCGAAAGAATATTGATTGAGGAGCCTACAGCTGGCACATGGTGCCAGGTTCAGCGACGAATACAATATTCTGAAGAGAATCCCCGGCTGACAAATTTGTGCCGGAGATTACTTATCTTTGTGGGCGCAAAAAAACTGCTTGATCCCATATGGCTAATATTCGCAATTTCTGTATCATTGCCCACATCGACCATGGAAAGAGTACTCTGGCCGACAGGTTGCTGATGGCCACCGGCACTCTGGATGAAAGGGATTTCCAGGATCAGGTACTCGATAATATGGAGCTCGAGCGTGAGCGCGGTATTACCATAAAAAGTCATGCCATCCAGATGGAGTATGAATCCGGGGGTATACGCTATTTGCTGAACCTGATCGATACTCCCGGTCATGTGGATTTCTCCTACGAGGTGAGCCGTTCCATTGCCGCCTGCGAAGGGGCCCTGCTGATTGTGGATGCTACCCAGGGGATCCAGGCCCAGACCATCTCAAACCTCTACCAGGCCATAGACCATGACCTGGAGATCATACCCGTTCTTAATAAGATGGATATGGAGAGTGCCATGCCCGATGAGGTAAAGGATCAGATCGAGGACCTTATTGGCTGCGGCAGGGATGAAATTATTGAGGCCAGTGGAAAGACCGGATTGGGTGTTGAAGAGATCCTGGAGGCTATTATTCAACGTATTCCCGCTCCTGGCGGAGATCCGGAAGCTCCCTTACAGGCACTGATTTTTGATTCAGTCTTTAACTCTTACCGTGGGATTTTTGCTTATTTCCGGATTATGAATGGAACGATTCGCCAGGGGGAGATGGTTAAATTTGTGGCCACCGGGAAGGAGTATGATGCCGATGAGATCGGTGTTCTGAAACTGGGTACCGAACCCAGAAAGCAACTTGCAGCCGGTGATGTGGGTTACATTATTTCGGGTATTAAGACTTCCAGGGAGGTGAGGGTGGGGGATACCATCACCCATGTGGAGCGTCCCTGCACCGAGGCTATCTCCGGCTTTGAGGATGTAAAACCCATGGTCTTTGCCGGGATCTATCCGGTAGACGCGGATGACTATGAAGACCTTCGGAACTCCATTGAGAAACTGCAGCTGAACGATGCTTCGCTCACCTTTGTTCCGGAGTCTTCTGCTGCCCTGGGTTTTGGATTCCGCTGTGGTTTCCTGGGGTTGCTGCATATGGAAATCATACAGGAGCGGCTCGACAGGGAGTTTAATATGGATGTGATCACTACAGTTCCCAATGTCTCTTTTAACGTAGTTACTACCAAAGGGGAGCTTGTGGAGGTACATAATCCTTCAGGCCTGCCAG includes:
- a CDS encoding sigma-54 dependent transcriptional regulator, with the translated sequence MDIQQIKQRFAIIGTYPGLDRAIDIARQVAPTDLSVLISGESGTGKEVFPQIIHSLGVRKHGPYIAVNCGAIPDGTIDSELFGHEKGSFTGAHDTRKGYFEVSNGGTIFLDEVAELPLSTQVRLLRVLETGEFIRVGSSKVLKTDVRVVAATNLDVVQAIRKAKFREDLFYRLNTVPIQIPSLKERGNDILLLFRKFASDFSERYRMPSIRLDEEAQQILLNYEWPGNIRQLKNITEQLSIIEQEREITAAVLMHYLPDYHKTRLPALINKESVSEEAFQSEREILYKVLFDMKSDMNDLKKLVAQIMEKGSVSTDIEEENEGIIKKLYATVDDMPVDAEDMITQKNPGRKERDEENILDTEEIVEESLSLEEKEIELIIKALDRHNGKRKYAALDLGISERTLYRKIKEYHIE
- the secG gene encoding preprotein translocase subunit SecG, whose amino-acid sequence is MFVVFTVLIVVTCIFTILIVLVQNSKGGGLASNFSSSNQYMGVRKTADFLEKATWILGSALIIFSLLAGITVPKAGETDNSRLQGQFDETIMDQPAQTIDLPESFGTEPAEGDTE
- a CDS encoding ABC transporter permease, which translates into the protein MWRNFFAVALRNISKNKIFYLINVSGLAIGLASSILILLFIIKELSFDRFHEYKHRIHRLYIDGVIGEQSFRGAWTSMVMAPTFAAEIPEIEEYVRFDVYNQNLIWYEGERQVEDHLLFADPSIFDVFTIKMVRGDPRTALSKPNSILITEEKARLYFGEENPLGLPLHVNVDSNLYYVTGVIEALPENSHFFADFIASMETLDWESNLTWFQNSIFSYILLKPGADPELVEQKMADVMAEHIRLELRTILGVEPDEWAAGGNSYGIFLQALPDIHLQPDIELGMDSCFRPVHDRLYVHIFVMVAIFILVIAAINFMNLSTSRSATRAREIGVRKVAGSDRSLLIRQFLTESVLLSLMALALALILVELSLPWFNQAMDLDLRMGKAQYSYLLPVVLLLALLVGLLSGFYPAMYLSGFKPVDGIRGGFPGNKRAGFFRSGMVVGQFTISVAIIVGTLIVSNQLHFLLNKELGYNKEQVVVLKRIHPLKRSIQTFCREIEKIPGVVSASNSTTYLGYNNSSETYQIKGRDATKNYLFATNYVDEEFMCTYGFHLADEKSRFFDPASSGNGSAILINEAAVSEFGITDPLNTVILEPTMEGDTNHLRVIGVIEDFHHSSLRDPIGPYMLRYKEEHMDWSGVISVQLGVAGKGIPVTLNKIRSAWMQMTDDAPFQFFFLSDELNNYYKEERRTGRLSLLFAILSTFVACLGLIGLTLQNTQRRIREIGIRKAMGASIRDIILLVSRELVLLMGISVLMAWVAAYLFMQNWLQGFPFNIGFKPWIYLVSAFSAMFIAIFSVTLLAYYAARSNPASTLHYE
- a CDS encoding SiaB family protein kinase; its protein translation is MLRKSILSYQGPLSFSTIDWLLSEFKMAAQDHDLSFKTYKKMISVLIEALENISKYNDQVRCNGEKASGFCPSLQISVDDSEIEMETSNPVKNKDVNPLKERIDQVNSHDSVALKELYRSIMANGEFTPKGGAGLGFIEMAKTSGSKLEYVFENLEKGYSLYTFRVSMHK
- a CDS encoding co-chaperone GroES — encoded protein: MAELKGKILAGKILVRPSEAEEKTASGIIIPETAKEKPQHGKVVMVGADKKDEPMEVKVGDKVLYGKFAGQELTIDEEDYLLISQSDVLFITK
- a CDS encoding LptE family protein is translated as MSKTLQYFRLMAVCVTLLVALAGCKISYSFSGVNISPEVKTYSVDYFQNRAPVVQAQLSNVFTETLQDKIQSNTSLEFSNQGGDVEFSGEITGYETRPMAITGAELAARNRLTITVRVKYTNVVEPELDYDTSFSRYEDYDASQDLSSVENELIELIVENLVEDIFNRAFVSW
- the lepA gene encoding translation elongation factor 4 — its product is MANIRNFCIIAHIDHGKSTLADRLLMATGTLDERDFQDQVLDNMELERERGITIKSHAIQMEYESGGIRYLLNLIDTPGHVDFSYEVSRSIAACEGALLIVDATQGIQAQTISNLYQAIDHDLEIIPVLNKMDMESAMPDEVKDQIEDLIGCGRDEIIEASGKTGLGVEEILEAIIQRIPAPGGDPEAPLQALIFDSVFNSYRGIFAYFRIMNGTIRQGEMVKFVATGKEYDADEIGVLKLGTEPRKQLAAGDVGYIISGIKTSREVRVGDTITHVERPCTEAISGFEDVKPMVFAGIYPVDADDYEDLRNSIEKLQLNDASLTFVPESSAALGFGFRCGFLGLLHMEIIQERLDREFNMDVITTVPNVSFNVVTTKGELVEVHNPSGLPAQTAIDHIEEPYITAQVISKAEYVGSIMNLCLDKRGTLKNQVYLTSNRVELSFDMPLAEIVFDFYDRLKSISKGYASFDYHPHGYRKADLVKLDILLNGEMVDALSTLIHRDNAYDFGRRICVKLKELIPRQQYEVAIQAAIGAKVIARETVKAVRKDVTAKCYGGDITRKRKLLEKQKKGKKRMRQVGNIEVPQSAFLAVLKLD
- the kdsB gene encoding 3-deoxy-manno-octulosonate cytidylyltransferase is translated as MTEFLAIIPARYASSRFPGKPLAMLGKKPMIQWVYERAFSLFDHLLVATDDERIRQAVVKFGGRVLMTSPEHSSGTERCAEAAVLYEQQSGLRFSHVVNIQGDEPLIQQEQLQTLISCFQTPGTDIATLIREVTDREELENYNVVKVVVDRTFRALYFSRAPIPFVRNRKESDARKLRYYAHIGLYAFRREVLEQVAKLTPSDLELAESLEQLRWMEHGMAIRTAVTHLSSIGVDTPEDLELIRKQGSY
- the groL gene encoding chaperonin GroEL (60 kDa chaperone family; promotes refolding of misfolded polypeptides especially under stressful conditions; forms two stacked rings of heptamers to form a barrel-shaped 14mer; ends can be capped by GroES; misfolded proteins enter the barrel where they are refolded when GroES binds), whose amino-acid sequence is MAKEIKFDMAARDQLKSGIDQLANAVKVTLGPKGRNVIIEKKFGAPQVTKDGVTVAKEIELEDPIENVGAQMVKEVASKTNDDAGDGTTTATVLAQSIVSVGLKNVTAGANPMDLKRGIDKAVAEVVKSLQEQSQEVGDDNKKIQQVASISANNESSIGALIAEAMSKVKKEGVITIEESKSSDTYVDVVEGMQFDRGYISPYFVTDTEKMEAVLENPYVLIHDKKISTMKDLLPVLEATAQNGRPLMIIAEDVDAEALATLVVNKLRGSLKIAAVKAPGFGDRRKEMLEDIAILTGGTVISEEKGLKLENTELDMLGQAEKISIDKENTTIVNGAGEKPMIEARVGQIKKQIENTTSDYDREKLQERLAKLAGGVAVIYVGAVSEVEMKSKKDLFDDALSATRAAVEEGIIPGGGVAYLRSIEKLEKFKGSNDDENTGIAIVRRALEEPLRQIVENAGQEGSVVVKEIRDGKANYGYNAHTEKFENLFEAGVIDPTKVARIALENAASIAGMLLTTECAIVDIPQPEPPMPAGGPGGGMGMM